One Diabrotica virgifera virgifera chromosome 3, PGI_DIABVI_V3a genomic window carries:
- the LOC126882643 gene encoding zinc finger protein 235-like produces MRAHTGEDPFECEICNKLYSTQSNLTMHMKLHSDEKPLECGICAKQFSTKGNLKTHMKLHTDEKPFKCKICNKQFSAKSNLKTHMRVHTGEKRFKCETCNKQFSAKQILTSHMRVHNKDLFKCEICNKGYSTQSNLTMHMKMHTDDKPFKCGICRKQFVTKQILQRHMAVHTGEKPFECGICNKQFITKQVLQRHMAVHTGEKPFRCVICTKNFSTKYVLKSHMRVHTGEKPY; encoded by the coding sequence ATGAGGGCGCATACTGGTGAAGacccatttgaatgtgaaatttgcaacaAACTGTATTCAACACAGAGTAATTTAACAATGCATATGAAATTGCATAGTGATGAAAAACCATTAGAATGTGGAATTTGCGCCAAACAATTTTCAACAAAGGGTAATTTAAAAACACATATGAAACTGCATACTgatgaaaaaccatttaaatgtaAAATTTGTAACAAACAATTTTCAGCAAAGAGTAATTTAAAAACACATATGAGAgttcatactggtgaaaaacgATTTAAATGTGAAACTTGCAACAAACAGTTTTCAGCAAAACAAATTTTAACATCGCATATGAGGGTGCATAATAAAGACctatttaaatgtgaaatttgcaacaAAGGGTATTCAACACAGAGTAATTTAACAATGCATATGAAAATGCATACTGATGACAAACCATTTAAATGTGGAATTTGCAGAAAGCAGTTTGTAACGAAACAAATTCTACAAAGGCATATGGCAGTGCATAcaggtgaaaaaccatttgaatgtggaATTTGCAACAAACAGTTTATAACGAAACAAGTTCTACAAAGGCATATGGCAGTGCATACAGGTGAAAAACCATTTAGATGTGTAATTTGCACCAAGAATTTTTCAACGAAATACGTCTTAAAATCGCATATGAGAgtacatactggtgaaaaaccatatTGA